TAATTCTCAATTATAAAAATCCACCTTCTTTTGTCTTTCTCtgcgtccccccccccccccgaaaaaaacaagacaactAATGTAGATATAGCCAACTTATTAAATAGTCTCCTGTATCTACAATATTCTCAATTATTGCCCCAGTCACGTGCATGTCTCCTGTGTTTATGCCACATATGTGTTTATCTAAGTAAACGTACTTGTAATAAGCCTTCGGATAAGAACTTTTTATTGTAAAACGGTACAATAAAATTTAAAAGTTCTTTTTAGTGTAAAACGGTACTTTTCCGAGGCAAACtaaattcaaaatgtattttacagCAGTAATGGCTTTCTTAGTGATTCTTATAATACAGAACGACCTGCGAACTAACCTTGTCTGTCATTTTCAGTTAGGCGGATTTCTTCTGCTTGGACATTGGTGGTCCGAGCCCAGACAGGTTCATACCCATCTTCTCCTCGGCATATGCAATGGCTTCCTCTAGGGGCATACCTTGGGCCATGGCTTGCCTTATCAGGGCCATCTTCTGTGAGGCGTAAGCAACGGCTTCTTCTCCGGACTTCCCTTGGGTCATCGCTTCCATTATCAGGGTCATAAAGTCGGGAGGAGGGGCATCGTCGGATTTCTTTTGCTTCTTGGACTGTGGTGGGCCGAGCATAGATGGATCTATTCCCATGGCCTCCATCATCTTCCGGTTGACGTATGCAGCAGCTTCTTCTCCGGACATTCCTTGGGCCCTGGCTTCCGAGAACAGGGCCATGGCTTCAGGTGGAGGGGCATCGTCGGATTTCTTTTGCTTCTTGGACTGTGGTGGGCCGAGCATAGATGGATCTATTCCCATGGCCTCCATCATCTTCCGGTTGACGTATGCAGCAGCTTCTTCTCCGGACATTCCTTGGGCCCTGGCTTCCGAGAACAGGGCCATGGCTTCAGGTGGAGGGGCATCGTCGGATTTCTTTTGCTTCTTGGACTGTGGTGGGCCGAGCATAGATGGATCTATTCCCATGGCCTCCATCATCTTCCGGTTGACGTATGCAGCAGCTTCTTCTCCGGTCATTCCTTGGGCCCTGGCTTCCGTGAACAGGGCCATGACTTCGGGAGGAGGGGCATCGCCAGGCGGCGGCGGAAGACCTCCATGCGGTGCGCCTTGGATGGAAACCGTTGCGACCACCAACAGCAGTGCTGGAATAAGCTTCAACGACAACATCATGGCTTCTGAACAGAAAAGAGAGATACTGCTTTAGAACATACACTTTTCCGGACAGAAATATTTAAGCTAACTCGTATCAGCGCGTGCACATGATGAAACTGGGGGTATGGTAAACTATAGTACAGAATATAGTAAGGTAGTGCAAACTATAGTAAGACAGTAAGTTAGACAATACAATACGTACTTTCAAATGGCCCTAAAACACGCCAGGGACTTTCTGTACTTGCCTCTCTGCAAATGTGGAGAAGAACACAGGCAACTGCCCTCCTTTTATACCAGTCCTCGCCTCGCAACGCAGCTACGGGATTCTCAGAAAGAGTTTAATGATCAATTTTCTATTCCAGGTCAAATGAAATTACTGCATCCGGAGGTTTAAAAAATGATGCGGGTTATTTTGCTTTAATGGCGACTACGACACGCAGAATTCAAAATGAGCAATCGGTTTCATCTCAAGCGAGAAATTACGGCAATATTTGGGGCTATATGCTACAAGGCTTATTCAAAATGGTTCTATATAAAACCATTTGCTGTTTGTCTTTGGATATGGGGATTTTCAGTTTTGTATTTGCGTTTTTTATATTTTGACGAGTATCAGAAACAACGGAGTTAAAAACTACTTAGTCGTAGAGAGAAAGCTTTAGGTCAATCTCAAAATAGGAACATGAACCACactaggccatgttaatttgattatatggacgacATCCTCCAGGAACTACAAAACTGATGCGGCGCGCGAAAAGAAAAGTTTGCCCCCTCCCCAAATATTGCCTTCGGTAAAAAATCTAactggtcaggaaggttgaacatagtaCTAAAGACACATATAGACACAGTATAGTTAACCACCAATTAGGTGTAGGAATCGGTACATTGTACGGGTACcgggtaaaaaaaattattcttggaccggtccgaaaaaaaaacagacctgaaaaaaaaaacggtttgtGCGTTTTGGGGCTTATCGGGCCAAGAAATATAACAAGAGTAAATtcgagtttatagtcatttgtaaCTTGTTCACACAGTCAAAGATACAGAGGCAATTAGCCTTGAGTACAAGAAGATTTAAAACGCTAGTAGGGGTGAGGGGAGGGGCGGATGCTCCACCAAACAGCTTCCTTTGCAACAAAACTGAacaggacctgtacctaaaatttctgTACCCGGCCGGGTACCCAttcctaccaacaatagattttttttatttatgccCGTTTACATCTTGTTCTTTGACATTATATTTACTTTaacattagttatctgttttctgatagcttttttttcaatcgaCGTCATATTCCTTCTCATCtaacagctgctttgcacgatCTTCAACTTTTTTGGACacagccgaaaattgatgcccgtgcggatgccatccatatgttCAAATTGACATGACCTTATAGTCGCGTGGAGTGCCTTTCccagaaacacatgtacagcgcCAGCATGCAGACAGAAATTCCAGAACCCGTGACCTCTTGATCCCGTGCCCTTTAGCCCACCCACTCGCGTATTTGACGCCAATGACATTGTAATCAGCTGTTGATTGTAACACAGTACA
The sequence above is drawn from the Branchiostoma floridae strain S238N-H82 chromosome 4, Bfl_VNyyK, whole genome shotgun sequence genome and encodes:
- the LOC118412827 gene encoding uncharacterized protein LOC118412827 translates to MMLSLKLIPALLLVVATVSIQGAPHGGLPPPPGDAPPPEVMALFTEARAQGMTGEEAAAYVNRKMMEAMGIDPSMLGPPQSKKQKKSDDAPPPEAMALFSEARAQGMSGEEAAAYVNRKMMEAMGIDPSMLGPPQSKKQKKSDDAPPPEAMALFSEARAQGMSGEEAAAYVNRKMMEAMGIDPSMLGPPQSKKQKKSDDAPPPDFMTLIMEAMTQGKSGEEAVAYASQKMALIRQAMAQGMPLEEAIAYAEEKMGMNLSGLGPPMSKQKKSA